The nucleotide sequence GCTTATCATTTGATCATTAGTTATTTCTCTAAATAACATTAATATTCTTCGAAACCTTATTATGATAATAAAAACATTCAGATATTAACTTTAACTAATTATGATTAACCTACTTATTTCTGGAGGTCAATGAGATAAATACACATTAAAATCTTTATATACATTTTTGCTGCAATGCAAGTTATAAGATTGGTGGCGAAATGGTTGTTGATGTGGCTCAGTTGTCGTCGTACATAGGACTAATGATGACTTCAGTGTCATTACAAACCAATATTACTCTCACCAAAAAGTCTATGACCTGTGAAAGAGTTCGTGAGCTAATGAGTGACCGAGTCACGAGTGACACAGTCCACCTCCAAAGATTCAGCTATATACCGGCCTTTCCCCCCTCTTCCTTTCTATTCCATCGAAGGGGCAGGAAGGAGGAGAGCGGCGGGAAGTGACACGAAGAGCCGAGCGATGAGCAAGGCAGGCAATCCGGGTCTGAAGCATCGCTTCGCTCGGGCTCTTCTCCGTTCCTCTTGCACCACCACGGCGACCACAACTGCTTCCGATCTAATCAAGCTCTCAACCGACGCTCCTCCACGCCAAGAGCCAGAGTCCTGCGCCCGGTGCCGCTCCTACAGCCGCCGCTGCACGCATCGCATCGCTCCCGTCGTGCAGGTATCCATGGAGATGAAGGccaagaagaaggagaggagagtGACCGAGAACGGAGATCTTTACGATACCGGAGCAAGAGAGGGGAGGAAGTGCCCTCCCGCGTCACCGTCTTCTCCCATGAGGAACTGGTATTACTGCTCTCGCGACAAAGACGGAAAGCAGAAAGCTCATGGGACGAAGGGAAGCAGTAGACGAACCGAAACGAGGAAGCTGCTGCCGACTGGTGATGGATTTAGCAGCTCTTCTTCGTTGGATTGCAACGACGAGCTTGGTCTCTTCAGCGATGATGACGAAGAAGAGGAAGGGTCAGGCACTCTGTTGTCGTCGAAGAGCTTCTCCTCGGACTCATCCGAATTCTACTGCAGCAACAGGGGGACGAGGAAcaaggcgacgacgacgacgaagaagaagaagaagagaaggagcgaGAGCTTCAAGTCCACCCGACGCCCACCAAGAAGAGGCGACCGCGGAAGCAGTAAGCCATGGCCATTAACGGCCCGCAGTTCCTCGACGGAGACGAAGGCCGGATTTGCCGTCGTGAAGAACTCCAGAGATCCATACATGGACTTCCGGAgctcgatggtggagatgatcgtGGAGCGGGGGATGAGCGGCGCAAGCGACATGGAGGACCTCCTCCACTCCTACCTTTCCTTGAATTCACCTCTCCACCACCCTGTGATCCTAGAGGCGTTTGTCGACGTATGGGACGCGATGTTGGCTGAGCAATACATGTAATGTTGGTGATGTTCCGGCAAGGCTGCAGATCGATCGATAAACATCTCTGCCATTGTTCTTCGATGTCTGTTATTGAAATTTTTTGTTGCGGTTCTGTTCGAAAGAGTTGGCGTAGCAATCACATCTATGTTCTTATGGTACGagaaatatccaaagaaatgaacagATCCATCAAACTCCATATGCTAATCAACACACACCCAAGTCAGCTAAAGGTTAATAAGACATCGACACATCAGACGTGGTTGGATCTGCTCTTATCTGCTGAAACAATGGCATTGAGCAACCAGAAgatacccctctctctctctctctctcttgcttggcTGGACATGCAAGGCGCATCGTCCTCGTGCTGCTGTGGGAGTTGTTATTTCTTGTGGCCTGGTGGGATGGCGTCAAGAGTGTTTTGGACtcgcatggcatggcatggcatgggaGAAAACAGCTGCTGGTGCGGGAAGATTGGCAACGGGATTCACGCAGACGGGGCGGAATTGCGGATCCCGTGGATGCGACACATGGTTTTGGGGAGGCTTC is from Musa acuminata AAA Group cultivar baxijiao chromosome BXJ3-8, Cavendish_Baxijiao_AAA, whole genome shotgun sequence and encodes:
- the LOC135644100 gene encoding transcription repressor OFP1-like is translated as MSKAGNPGLKHRFARALLRSSCTTTATTTASDLIKLSTDAPPRQEPESCARCRSYSRRCTHRIAPVVQVSMEMKAKKKERRVTENGDLYDTGAREGRKCPPASPSSPMRNWYYCSRDKDGKQKAHGTKGSSRRTETRKLLPTGDGFSSSSSLDCNDELGLFSDDDEEEEGSGTLLSSKSFSSDSSEFYCSNRGTRNKATTTTKKKKKRRSESFKSTRRPPRRGDRGSSKPWPLTARSSSTETKAGFAVVKNSRDPYMDFRSSMVEMIVERGMSGASDMEDLLHSYLSLNSPLHHPVILEAFVDVWDAMLAEQYM